In Defluviimonas aquaemixtae, the sequence TTGCACTGGATGACCTTCGGGCTGGCCTGCTGCGCGGTCGAGATGATGCACACCTCGATGCCGCGCTACGACCTCGAACGCTTCGGCACCGCGCCGCGTGCATCGCCCCGCCAGTCCGACCTGATGATCGTCGCGGGCACGCTCACGAACAAGATGGCCCCGGCGCTCCGCAAGGTCTACGATCAGATGCCCGAGCCGCGCTACGTGATCTCGATGGGTTCCTGCGCCAACGGAGGCGGCTATTATCACTACAGCTATTCGGTGGTCAGGGGCTGCGACCGGATCGTACCAGTGGACATCTACGTTCCCGGCTGCCCGCCGACGGCCGAGGCGCTTCTTTACGGCATCCTGCAATTGCAGCGCCGCATCCGCCGCACCGGCACGCTGGTTCGCTGAGGAGGTCCCATATGTCCGAAGCCCTTCAGGAACTTGAAGCGCATATCGAACTTAAGCGCCCCGACGATGTCGTCGCGACCGAGATCGCGTTTGGCGAGCTCAACGTCTCGGTGACGCTTGCCGGGCTTGTCGATTTCGTTGAGTTCCTCCGCTCCGACCGTAGCTGCCGGTTCTCGACGCTCGTCGACATCACAGGCGTCGACCATCCCGAAC encodes:
- a CDS encoding NuoB/complex I 20 kDa subunit family protein produces the protein MGVMTGANTAGADREVATQTLNRELQDKGFLLTTTEDIINWARNGSLHWMTFGLACCAVEMMHTSMPRYDLERFGTAPRASPRQSDLMIVAGTLTNKMAPALRKVYDQMPEPRYVISMGSCANGGGYYHYSYSVVRGCDRIVPVDIYVPGCPPTAEALLYGILQLQRRIRRTGTLVR